The genome window AGCGGGACCTGACGGCCGCTCCCGCGGGCCGGTTCCCCGATTCCGAATCGGCCCGACCCCGACATCCCCCGTCACCAAGCCAAGCCAGAGAAGGGAGTCCCCATGTCCGAATGGGTGGCGTTGGCCATCGCCATGGCGGCGGCCTGTGCCGTCGTCGTGGTGGTGGTGCTGCTGCGGCATCGCCGGGTGGGCACCGTGAAGAACGCCGACGAGACCCCGGACGTCATCGAGTACATCACGATGATGATCGGCGTGGTCTACGCGATCGTCCTCGGCCTCGCCATCGCGGGCGTCTGGGAGGCGCGCGGTGCCGCCCAGGACGACGTGCTCCGCGAGGCCCAGTCGCTCCAGGAGGTGAGCGAGCGGGCGGTGGTCTACCCGGTGGATGTCCGCGACAAGGTCCGCGCCGACGTGGACGCCTACGTCTCGTACGTCGTCGACACCGAGTGGACGTACATGCGCGAGCACGGCGAGATCTCCGACAAGGGCACCCAACTGCTCGACCAGGTACGCGCGGACGTCGCCACCCGGGCGCCCGCGTCCGAGCTGGAGGCGCAGAACTACCAGTCCGTCATGGACCGGATCGGCCAGGCCGACGACGCCCGTAGCGCGCGCGGCCAGAACGCCGGTCCGACCATGCCCGGGGTGGTCTGGTTCGGCCTGATCTCCGGCGCGGTGGTCACCATCGGCATGCTGTTCGCGCTCCAGATCCGGCGTACGCCGAGGGAGTTGATCCTGGCGGGGTGCTTCAGTGCGCTGATCGCCTTCCTCCTCTTCATGATCTGGGACTTCGACGATCCCTTCGGGCGCAGCGTCTCGGTCACCACCCAGCCGTTCACCGACCTGTTCCCCCAACTCGGCCTCGACGGCAAGGACTGAGGGCGAGGGACTGAGCGCGCGGGGCCGAGGGGCCGTGCGGATCGACAGCCGATCCGCGCGGCCCTCTCCGCGTATCCGGCCGACCGTCAGCGCGGACCGCCGTCCATCACCGCTCCCCGTCCGGGCGTCCGCCCGCTGGACCGCCCCCGGTCACCGAACTCGCGGCCCGGTAGGTTGACCGTTACGGAGCAGGCCCCGAACGGAGGACTCGCCATGGACAGCCAGGACTGGGACGACCGCTACGCCGCGAGCGAGCTGGTGTGGGGCGCCGAGCCCAACATGTGGGTGGTCCGCGAACTCACCGGCCGCACCCCCGGCCGCGCCCTCGACGTCGCCGCAGGCGAGGGCCGCAACGCGATCTGGCTGGCCGCCCAGGGCTGGGAGGTCACCGGGTTCGACTTCTCCGCCGTCGCCGTCGAACGCGCCGAACGGCTCACCGCCGAGCTGCCCGACGAGGTCGCCGACCGGCTCACCTGGCGGCACGACGACGCCCGCACCTTCGAGCCCCCGGCCACCGGCTACGACCTCGTCCTGGTCGCCTACCTCCAGGTGCCCGCGCGGGACCGTCGCACCGCGCTGCGCCACGCGGCCGACGCGCTCGCCCCCGGCGGCACCCTGCTGGTGATCGGGCACGACCTCCACAACCTCACCGAGGGCATCGGTGGCCCGCAGGACCCGCGCGTGCTGTACACCCCGGACGACGTGCTCGCCGACCTCGCGGGCCTCGGCCTGACGACCGTCCGCGCGGAGCGCGTCCACCGCCTGGTCGGCGGTGAACCCGGGCACCGGGGCGGGGGCGGCGGTACGGCCGTGGACCTGCTGGTCCGGCTGGAGCGGGGCGCCGGGTGACCGCCTCCGTCTCCCGTCGCGCCGTGCTCGCCGGCCTGACCGCGGCCGTGCCGCTGGTGCTCACCGGCTGCTCGTCGAAGAAGTCGGCCAAGGCAGCGAACGCGAGTGCCGCCCGGGCGAGCGACCCGGGCGGCGACGCCTTTGTGATGATCGTCCGGCACGGCGAGAAGCCGGACGGCGGCCACCCCGGTCTGGACGGGAACGGCGGCCACGACGGCAAGTCCCTGACCGAGCGCGGCTGGGCCCGGGCCAAGGCGCTGCCGCAGCTGTTCGACCCGCCCGCCGTCGGGCTCCGGCGGCCCGCACGGATCTTCGCCGCCGCCGACGAGGGCCCGCTCGCCGGGGCGCACCGGATGCGGCAGACCGTCACCCCGCTGGCGGCGAAGCTCGGGCTGACCGTCGACACGGCGTACGCCGAGTCGCAGGAGACCGCGCTGGCGGGGGCCGTCCTGGCGGGTGCCCAGCCGGTGCTGGTCAGCTGGGAGCACTCGCGGATCCCGCGGATCGTCGAGGCGCTCGGCGCGGCCGACAACGGTGTGCCGACCGCCTGGCCGGACCGCTTCGATCTGGTCTGGGTGCTCGCCCGGACCGGCGGTGGCGCCTGGACGTTCCAGGAGGTCCGCCAGCACCTGCTGGACGGCGACTCCTGACGGTAGGCCGCAGCGGCCGAGGCAGCGCGCGTCCATCTCTCATCACCGCCTGAGTGTTCATCAACTAGGTTGTGGTGCATGAGGATTCGTACGCTGATCGCCGCGTCGGCCACCGCGGTGGTGCTGGTCGCCGGATGCAGCAGTTCCGGTTCGGACGACGGGCCGGACCCGGACGAGAACCGGCCCACCGGCGCGGGGTCGACCGGCGGGTCCCAGGCGGGGGAGCGCCGCGCCGACGGGGCCGAGCTGCTGTACCGTGCGGACGGCAGGAGGAGCGCGCAGAACCCGGCGTTCGCTCCGGACGGCGGTTCGATGCTGATGACCGAGTTCACCGAGGGCTACAACAAGGGCCCCGCCGCCCTCGGGGTGCTGCCGCTGGAGGGCGACCGCAAGCCGAGGAAGGTGCTGGAGGACCCTGACAAGGCCGCGGTCAACCTCCCCGGCACCAGCTGGAACGCCGCCGCTGGCGCCTTCACCTTCGCCACCGACCGGGACTCCGCCCACGACGAGGTCTGGACGATGAAGCCGGGCGGCAGTCCCGAGCGGGTGACCAGCCACGACGACAACAGCGGCTTCAACGAGCCGAGCTTCTCCCCGGACGGCGAGTGGATCGTATTCCAGCAGAGCTGGGAGCCGGAGCACGCCTCCGTGCACGGAGACGGCGCCGAGCAGGACTCGATCTCCCCGGGCGGCGAGTCGAACCCCGCCTCGCTCTGGCGGATCCCCGCGCCCGGGCTCTGACCCCGGGTGGCTACCGGACGGACACCGTGACGACGGAGTACTGGACGACGGTCAGCGGCACGCTGACCGTCGCCCCGATGACGGTGTACGGCACCGGCTTGGGCGCCGGGTCGGTGCCGTCCGGCGTGGCGACGATGGCGACGGTGACGGCGGTGACGGTGGCGCCGGCCGGCAGGGCGTAGGAGAGCGTGCAGTTGGCGGGCGTGGTGCGGAAGGCGGCCGGGGTTTCTCCGAAGTTGGTGAAGTTCACCAGGTGGACGACGGTGTCGCTGCCCAGCCGGCGGGCCTCCAGGAAGATCCGCCGGTCCCCGGCCAGCGTGACGGCCGGCGGCGCGGTCCGGCGGACGGGCGTGAGCAGTTGGTCGGCCGAGGCCTGGTCGGTGTTGCGGAGGTAGCCGAGCCCGGGCAGAGCCCGGAGGTACCAGCAGGTGCCGGCGCCGTACGCGTTCTGCCGGCTCGCCGGGAGCGGGTCGGCCTTCTTCAGGCCGAGCACGTCCGAGAGCGCGAACTCGCCGCGCCGGGCGCCAAGTTCGTCGAGCGCGGTCGGTGCCGGACCGGTGATCACGATCGTCCCGCCGGCCGCCACGTAGCCGCGCAGGACGGCCGCCTCCGCGTCCGAGACCGCCTGGAGGTTGGGCAGCAGCACCACCTTGAACCGCGCCAGGTCGGCGGCCACGAGGCCGGGGCTGGTGATCGCGTCGAACGGGATGTGCGCGTAGACCAGCGCCTTGACGGTCCCGCGGAACTCGCCGAGGTACGGCATCGTGGCGCAGCTCATCGCCGGTTCGCCGCCGCTCCACCAGTCCTTGATCCCGGCCGGGGGAGTGGCGTTGACGTACATCCCGTTGCCCTCGGTCGGGCCGACGTAGTCCCGGGAGGGGCTGGAGTGGCAGACGCCGACCTCGGCGAGCGAGCCGGCGTCGAAGATCCGCGCCTGGTTGGCTTTGACGAAGCCGTACACGCGGGTGCGCATCGCCGCGTCCACGCCGTCGTTCTTGTAGGGGGTCTTCACCTCGTACGGGTTGCAGCCGGTGGCGATCAGCTGGGAGAGCACCAGGGAGGCGTCGTCCGGGTTGCCAGCCGTAGGCGTCATGGGAAGTCTGTCCTGGTCGACGGACAGCGGCGACCGGTTTCGGGGCGCGGGACATCACCGGCGCAGCCGGAGGACGCGCCGGTGATGTCCTGAGGCGGGGCGGCGCCTTGCCGCGTGCGGCCCTCAGTGCCGGGTCGGGGTGGCCGAGGGGGAGACGGTGGCGCTCGGGGTCGCGCTGGCGGTCGCGCTGGGGGTGGCCGTGGGCGTCGCGGTGGCGCAGCCGGGGGCGGTGGGGGTGGCCGTCGGGGTGGCGGTCGGAGTGCCGGTGGGCGTGGCGCTCGGGGTGGCGGTCGGGGACGGCGTGCCCGTCGGGGTGGCGGTCGCCGTGGGCGTGCCCGTGGCCGTCGCGGTGGGGCTCGGGCAGGCGGTGGGGGTGCCGGTCGGAGTGGCCGTGGGCGTCGCGGTCGGAGTCGCGGTGGCCGTCGGGGACGGAGTGCCCGTCGGGGTGGCGGACGGCGAGGGCGAGCCGGTGGGCGTCGGCGTGGCCGAGGGCGACGGCGCCGCGGTCGGGCTCGGGCTCGGGGTCGTGGTCGGTGCCGGGCTCGGGGCGGTCGTCGGCTGCGGGGACGGGGCCGGCGTGGTGGGCGTGGTCGGCTGTGCGCTCGGCGAGGGCTGCGGCTGGACCGGGGTCGGCCTGCCGGCCGTGGTGCCCGTGGCGGAGGTGCCGGTGCCGGTGGTGATCCCGGTGGGCGTGTCCGGGAAGGAGAGCGGCGGGAGCAGCGGGGCCGGGCGGTCCGGGGAGGTAGTCACGGTGCCGCTGCCGTAGTGGGCCATCCAGTTCTTGACGGTCCGCAGGTACTCGTCCGAGTTGTTGTAGCTGAGGATCGCCCGGTCGAGCTGCGCCGGGTCGGAGAGGTCGCGGCCGTTCGCGCACAGGTAGCGGCCGGCGGCCTCGGCGGCGTCGAAGATGTTGTTGGGGTCGGCCTTGCCCTTGCCGGTGGTGTCGACGCCCCAGGTCGCCCAGGTGGAGGGGATGAACTGCATCGGCCCGACGGCGCGGTCCCAGCGGGAGTCGCCGTCGTAGAGACCGCCGTCGGTGTCCGGTATCGCGGCGAAGCCGTTGCCGTCCAGCACCGGGCCGAGGATGGGGCGGAAGGTCGTGCCGTTGGCGTCGACCTGGCCGCCGTCGGCCTGGCCGGACTCGACCTGGCCGATCCCGGCGAGCAGCTGCCAGGGCAGGTGGCAGCCCGGCGAGCGGGTCGCGAGCGAGGCCTCGGCCTGGCGGTAGGCGGCGAGGACGGTCGCGGGCAGGGCCGGGCCGGAGGCGGCGAACGGCCCGGCGGCGGGCGCGGCCGGCTGGGCACCGGGCGGCTGCGGGAGTGGGACGGTGCCGCCGCCGTCGGCCGGCAGGCCGGTGCCGGTGTTCGGCGCGCCGGTCGGGGTGAGCGTGGTGCCGTCGCCGGCCTCCGTCGCCACGGTGTCGGCTGCGGCGTCGGCCGCGGCGGCCGGGGCCAGCCCGAAGCCCGTCACCTGCGAGCCGGTCAGGGCCGCCAGCGCGGTGAACGCCGCCGCCGCGCCCGTGACCCGCTTGCCCAGCCGCACCTTTCGCCCGCTGTCCGCGCTGCCGAACCTCGCCGCCATGCCGTGCCCCTCCCCGTCGCCGTTCGAACGTCCCGAGAACGAACGGACCGTCATCATCGTGCCTGCCTATGGAGGACGAATCCCCCCGCCGGGATGATTAGTATCACGACGATCCGACAGGACTGAGGTGGCCGTGAGGTGGCCTGCGACCCACCGAGAAGTTGACGCATCGTTGCTCTTGTCGTCGTGGGAAGTTGGCGCGCCCGTCGGCTTGACCTGCGCGGATCGCGGACACCGGGGCCGTCCCCCTACCAGGACGGATGCGTCGGCACCAGGCTACGGCCCCAACTGGGCCCTGGACGGGTGATGTTCGGATGAAAGCGGGCATTCCGGGATGCTCGGCGCGGCATGCTGTGCCGCGTGACCGCGTGGATGGAGGCCCGGATTGTGAGCGCGAACCTGCCGGAGACCGTCGCCAAGGGGCCGGTGGTCCTGCCGGCACCCGCGAGAGTGGTCGACGACCTGGCCCGTGACCTCACCCAGGCGGCGGCCGCCGTCCGGGCGGTGTCGCGGGTCTGCCGCAGCGGTGGTGACGTCGCCGTGGCCGCGTACACCGCCGTGGTGTGTACCGGCCGTTCGGCGGCGCGGGCGCTGGAGGAGGCGGCCGCGTGGTGCCGCCAGGCCCCCGAGGCCGAGGTGCACTCGCTCGCCTGGGCCCGTGTGCCGGGGCACCGGGAGGACCTTCACGAGTACCGCGTCACCCTGGCCGTCAGCTTCCCCGACGACGAGACGGGCGAGCACTGCGGGGACACGCACCTCGCTTCGCGGTGACGCCGTAGGATCATCCGCATGGGTCTTGGGGATACGAGCGATCTGACGAACGGTTCCTCTGGTCATCCTTCCGGTGGCAGCGCCGTCGATGCCTCCGAGCCGCGTGAACTCTCCCGCGCCGCCGCCGTCGCGGCCACCGTGCTGGCGATCGTGTGCGGATCGGCCGTCGTGCTGGCGATGTTCCACTGGCTGGGCTGGAGCGTCCCGGGGGTCGGCTGGCTGGTCGCCAAGGGCGGGATCAAGCTCGCCGTCGGCGGATTCGCCGGGCTCGCCGCCGCCTTCGCCTGGCTCCGCACCCGACTGGGCACACGCCGCGACGCCGGCTGACCGCACCCTCGTGGCGGGTGCGGTCAGCCGGCACCGGATCCGTCAACTCGCCTTCGGGGACTGGCAGGTGAGGTCGTGCTCGGGCGCGCGGTCGTCCAACAGGTAGCGCTCGACGACGTCGGTGACGCACGTGTTGGCCGAGGGGTACTGGCCGTGGTCGCCATTGCCGGCGACGGTGACCAGCCGCGAGCCGCGCAGCGCGCGGTGGGCGCCGAGCGCGGCCTCGTAGTACGTGGCCGGGTCGTGCACCGAGTTCAGCATCAGGACCGTCGGCAGGTGGGCGCCGGTCACCTTGACCTTCGGCGCGGGGGCCGTCGGCCAGGCCGCGCAGACCGCGCTGAAGGCCAGCGTCCGGGCGCCGACCAGCGGCCAGCGCGCGGTGTTCTCGGCGCCGCGCTCGATCCAGGTGTCCATGTCCCGGGTCCACGGGGTGTCGGCGCAGGTCACCGAGAAGTACTCGGCGAGGAACTCCGGGCTGAGGTAATGGCCGAAGACCTTACCGGCGAGGGTCCTGGCCGCCGGATCGGCGCCCTGCCAGTTGTCGACCGCGGTCAGTGCCTGCGCGAGGATCGGGAAGTTGGCCTCCCCGTAGATCGCCCCGATCGCGCCGTTGTCCAGCTGGTTGGGGCCGATGGTCAGGGTGCCCGCGGTGATCGGGTCGTCGTGCAGCGCGGCGCGGCGCTGCTCCCAGTGCGCGTGGACCTCCTCCGGGGTCGAGCCCCAGTGGTAGGTGCTGTCACGGGCTGCGAGCCAGGGCACGAAATCCTCGTCGAAGCGGCGCTGGAAGCTCATCGGCTGGCCCAGCTCGAACTGCTCCCAGGTGCCCTCGAAGCCGATGTTGCTGTCCAGCACCATCCGCTCGACCCGGTGCGGGAAGAGCGTCCCGTAGTAGGCGCCGATCATCGAGGCGTAGGAGGGGCCGTAGTAGCTGATCTTCTTCTCGCCGAGCAGCGCGCGGAACAGGTCGATGTCGTGGGCCGTCTGCTCGGTGGTCAGGTAGGGCAGCAGGTCGCCGCTGCGCTCCTGGCAACCGGCGGCCAGCTTCTGCGCGTTGGCGACGACGCGGTCGATCGCCTCCGGGGACTGGTCGCGGTAGTCGCCGGCCAGGAACTCCTGGAACTCCTCGGGCGTCTGGCACACCGCCCGGGTGCTCTCGCCCACCCCGCGCTGGTCGAAGCTCACGATGTCGTACGCGGCGGCGACCTTGGGGGCGCCGTTGGCCAGGTTCATCGGCCGCATCAGACCCGTCCCGCCCGGCCCGCCGGCGGCCATCAGCAGCGTGCCCTTCCGCTTGGCGGGGTCACCGGCCCGGTGCCGGGAGACGGCGATGGTCAGGTCGGCCCCGGTGCCCGGGTGGTGCCAGTCGCGGGGGACGGCCATGGTGGCGCAGTCCAGGGCCGGCTGCCCGGTGCACGGCTGCCAGCCGAGGGTCTGGTGGGTGTAGCGGGCCGGTGCGGCCTCGGCGTCGCCGGGGTTGCGGGCGTCGTTCGGTGCGGCACTCGCCGTGGCCGGCAGGGCGAGGCCGGCCAGGACTGCGGCGGCGACGGCGAGGGCGGCACGACGGGTGCGGGTTGCTGATGTCTTCACGGGAAAGATCCTGTCCGAGCCGGGCCTGACGATCGATCATGCACGCTTCCGTTTCCGGGGTGGTGCTGGCTACACCCCGACCCGGGCGGCCGCACCCGGTCAGCAGGCGGCGACAGTCCGGCGTGGCGCGGTCGTGGGGAGACGTCAACGGCCCCGGTAGGGTGTGCGGGTGAGTTCTCATCTGGTTGTCGGATACGGGCCCGCGGGGGCGGCCACCGCTCGGCTGCTGGCCGAGCAGGGGCACGAGGTACGGGTGGTCACCCGGTCGGGCCGTGCCCCCGAGCCCGGCATCGAGCACCTCGCGCTGGACGCGGCGGTCCCCGAGCGGCTGACCGAGGCCGCGCGCGGCGCCACCGCGATTCACGGCTGCGCCGCGCCGCCCCTCCATCGCTGGGCCACGGCGTGGCCGCCGCTCGCCTCCTCGCTGTTCGCCGCCGCTGAGGCGACCGGCGCGGTGCTCGTCCTGCTGGGCAACCTCTACGGCTACGGCCCGGTGGACGGCCCCCTCACCGAGGACCTGCCGCTCGCCGCCACCGGCACCAAGGGCCGGGTACGGGCGGCGATCTGGGAGCAGGCACGCGCCCTCCACGAGGCCGGCCGGATCCGGGTGGTCGAGGTCCGCGCCTGCGACTTCTTCGGCCCCGGGGTGACCGACGGCGGCCACCTCGCCGCGCGCGTCGTACCGCGCATCCTGGCCGGCAGGTCCGTCTCGGTGCTCGGCGACCCGGACGCGCCGCACAGCTGGACGTACCTCCCCGACGTGGCCGGCGCCCTGGTCGAGACCGCGGCCGACGAACGCGCCTGGGGCCGGGCCTGGCACGTGCCCACGGCCCCCGCCCGGTCCGTCCGGCAGATGGTCGACGGGCTCGCCGCCGAGGCGAAGACCGGCCCGATCACGGTACGACGGCTGCCTCCGGCGGTGCTGGGCCTGGCGGGGCTGTTCAGCCCGCTGCTCCGCGAACTGCGCGAGGTCCGCTACCAGTTCGACCGCCCGTTCGTGCTGGACGCCTCCGCGTACGAGGCCGCCTTCACGCTGCGTGCCACCCCGGTCGAGGAGCAGTTCCGGGCCACCGTGGAGTGGTGGCGCGCCAGGGTCTGAGGGTGGGTGTCGAACCGCCTTCGGTGGTGCGGGCTTCGGTACGCTGACGGACCGTACCCGTCGTCCTGTTCCCGTCGTCCTGTTCCCGTCGTCCCGGCTCCGGGAGGCCCGATGCTTTCGCTCCGGCGCACCGCCCCGCTCGTGGCGGTGCTCGCGGTCCTGGCCGCCGCGCTCGTGCCGGTCGCGGCCGGTTCGGCGGCGGCACCGGCGGGGCGGCGCCCGTCCGGCCCGGTGGGGAGGACCGCCGCCATGCCCAGCACCGATTCCCGTCTGCTCGCCGGCCGCCGGATCGTCTACTCCTACCCAGGGCCGACCCCGCCGCCGGCCGTGCTCCAGGCTATCCGGGAAGGCCGGGCGGCCGGGGTCATCCTGTTCGGCGAGAACGCCACCAGCCCCGATCAACTGGCGGACGCCGTCGGCCGGTTGCGGCAGGCAGCGGCCGAGTCGCCGGTGCCGGAGCCGCTGCTGCTGATGACCGACCAGGAGGGCGGCAAGGTCCGCCGGCTCCCCGGCGCCCCCGAACTCTCCGCCCGTGCCACCGCGGCCTCGCCCGACCCCGTCGCAGAGGCGAGCCGTTCGGGAGCCGGCGCGGGGCGGAACCTCGCGGACGCGGGCCTCAACGTCAACCTCGCACCCGTGGTCGACGTCTACGACACCCCCGGCAACTTCATCGACCACCACGAGCGCTCGTACGGACAGGACCCGTTCGTGGTGGGGGAGTTGGGCAGCGCCTTCCTGGCCGCGCAGCAGGGCCTCGGCGTCGCCGCCACCGCGAAGCACTTCCCCGGTCTCGGCTCCGCCGCCCGTGACGAGAACACCGACGAACGCCCGGTCACCCTCCCCGTCCCGCTCGCCGACCTGCGTGCCCGCGGCGAGGAGCCCTACCGGGCGGCCATCGCCGCGGGCGTCCGCCTGGTCATGGCCTCCTGGGCGGTCTACCCGGCGCTCGACCCCGAGCGCCCGGCCGGCCTCTCGCCCACCGTCGTCCAGGGCGAACTCCGCAGCCGCCTCGGCTTCCGGGGCGTCACTGTCACCGACGCCCTGGAGGCGGGCGCGCTGGCCCCGTACGGCGACACCGGCACCCGCGCCGTCGCCGCGGCCGACGCGGGCATGGACCTGCTCCTCTGCTCCGCCCGCGATCCGCAGCAGGCCGAGGACGCGGCTGCCGCCGTGGCCGCCGCCCTCGACTCCGGCCGCCTCGACCGGGCCGCCTTCGACGCCGCCCTCGCCCGCATCACCGCCCTGCGGGCCTCGCTCGGCTGAAGCCGATCCGTCGGGCCCCGCCCGACGGCGCCGTCTGCGGAGCGACTCAGCCGCTGAGCAGGGTGCGGAGGTCGACGATGCGGTAGCCGCGGCTCCGGGCGCCGTCGATGATCGCCGGGAGAGCCTCGGCGTCGAGGCACTGGCCGCCGCCCTCTTCGGTGGCGCCGACGTGGAGCTGGAGGATGGCGCCGGGGGTGAGGGCGGCGAGGGCGCGCTCGGTGGCGCGGGCGGCGGTCATCCCGTGCGCGGGGCCGAGGTAGCCGTTGGTGTCGGT of Streptomyces kaniharaensis contains these proteins:
- a CDS encoding bestrophin-like domain, with the translated sequence MSEWVALAIAMAAACAVVVVVVLLRHRRVGTVKNADETPDVIEYITMMIGVVYAIVLGLAIAGVWEARGAAQDDVLREAQSLQEVSERAVVYPVDVRDKVRADVDAYVSYVVDTEWTYMREHGEISDKGTQLLDQVRADVATRAPASELEAQNYQSVMDRIGQADDARSARGQNAGPTMPGVVWFGLISGAVVTIGMLFALQIRRTPRELILAGCFSALIAFLLFMIWDFDDPFGRSVSVTTQPFTDLFPQLGLDGKD
- a CDS encoding class I SAM-dependent methyltransferase — translated: MDSQDWDDRYAASELVWGAEPNMWVVRELTGRTPGRALDVAAGEGRNAIWLAAQGWEVTGFDFSAVAVERAERLTAELPDEVADRLTWRHDDARTFEPPATGYDLVLVAYLQVPARDRRTALRHAADALAPGGTLLVIGHDLHNLTEGIGGPQDPRVLYTPDDVLADLAGLGLTTVRAERVHRLVGGEPGHRGGGGGTAVDLLVRLERGAG
- a CDS encoding histidine phosphatase family protein, producing the protein MTASVSRRAVLAGLTAAVPLVLTGCSSKKSAKAANASAARASDPGGDAFVMIVRHGEKPDGGHPGLDGNGGHDGKSLTERGWARAKALPQLFDPPAVGLRRPARIFAAADEGPLAGAHRMRQTVTPLAAKLGLTVDTAYAESQETALAGAVLAGAQPVLVSWEHSRIPRIVEALGAADNGVPTAWPDRFDLVWVLARTGGGAWTFQEVRQHLLDGDS
- a CDS encoding TolB-like translocation protein, with protein sequence MRIRTLIAASATAVVLVAGCSSSGSDDGPDPDENRPTGAGSTGGSQAGERRADGAELLYRADGRRSAQNPAFAPDGGSMLMTEFTEGYNKGPAALGVLPLEGDRKPRKVLEDPDKAAVNLPGTSWNAAAGAFTFATDRDSAHDEVWTMKPGGSPERVTSHDDNSGFNEPSFSPDGEWIVFQQSWEPEHASVHGDGAEQDSISPGGESNPASLWRIPAPGL
- a CDS encoding type 1 glutamine amidotransferase family protein — its product is MTPTAGNPDDASLVLSQLIATGCNPYEVKTPYKNDGVDAAMRTRVYGFVKANQARIFDAGSLAEVGVCHSSPSRDYVGPTEGNGMYVNATPPAGIKDWWSGGEPAMSCATMPYLGEFRGTVKALVYAHIPFDAITSPGLVAADLARFKVVLLPNLQAVSDAEAAVLRGYVAAGGTIVITGPAPTALDELGARRGEFALSDVLGLKKADPLPASRQNAYGAGTCWYLRALPGLGYLRNTDQASADQLLTPVRRTAPPAVTLAGDRRIFLEARRLGSDTVVHLVNFTNFGETPAAFRTTPANCTLSYALPAGATVTAVTVAIVATPDGTDPAPKPVPYTVIGATVSVPLTVVQYSVVTVSVR
- a CDS encoding lytic transglycosylase domain-containing protein — its product is MAARFGSADSGRKVRLGKRVTGAAAAFTALAALTGSQVTGFGLAPAAAADAAADTVATEAGDGTTLTPTGAPNTGTGLPADGGGTVPLPQPPGAQPAAPAAGPFAASGPALPATVLAAYRQAEASLATRSPGCHLPWQLLAGIGQVESGQADGGQVDANGTTFRPILGPVLDGNGFAAIPDTDGGLYDGDSRWDRAVGPMQFIPSTWATWGVDTTGKGKADPNNIFDAAEAAGRYLCANGRDLSDPAQLDRAILSYNNSDEYLRTVKNWMAHYGSGTVTTSPDRPAPLLPPLSFPDTPTGITTGTGTSATGTTAGRPTPVQPQPSPSAQPTTPTTPAPSPQPTTAPSPAPTTTPSPSPTAAPSPSATPTPTGSPSPSATPTGTPSPTATATPTATPTATPTGTPTACPSPTATATGTPTATATPTGTPSPTATPSATPTGTPTATPTATPTAPGCATATPTATPSATASATPSATVSPSATPTRH
- a CDS encoding alpha/beta hydrolase; translation: MKTSATRTRRAALAVAAAVLAGLALPATASAAPNDARNPGDAEAAPARYTHQTLGWQPCTGQPALDCATMAVPRDWHHPGTGADLTIAVSRHRAGDPAKRKGTLLMAAGGPGGTGLMRPMNLANGAPKVAAAYDIVSFDQRGVGESTRAVCQTPEEFQEFLAGDYRDQSPEAIDRVVANAQKLAAGCQERSGDLLPYLTTEQTAHDIDLFRALLGEKKISYYGPSYASMIGAYYGTLFPHRVERMVLDSNIGFEGTWEQFELGQPMSFQRRFDEDFVPWLAARDSTYHWGSTPEEVHAHWEQRRAALHDDPITAGTLTIGPNQLDNGAIGAIYGEANFPILAQALTAVDNWQGADPAARTLAGKVFGHYLSPEFLAEYFSVTCADTPWTRDMDTWIERGAENTARWPLVGARTLAFSAVCAAWPTAPAPKVKVTGAHLPTVLMLNSVHDPATYYEAALGAHRALRGSRLVTVAGNGDHGQYPSANTCVTDVVERYLLDDRAPEHDLTCQSPKAS
- a CDS encoding NAD-dependent epimerase/dehydratase family protein — protein: MSSHLVVGYGPAGAATARLLAEQGHEVRVVTRSGRAPEPGIEHLALDAAVPERLTEAARGATAIHGCAAPPLHRWATAWPPLASSLFAAAEATGAVLVLLGNLYGYGPVDGPLTEDLPLAATGTKGRVRAAIWEQARALHEAGRIRVVEVRACDFFGPGVTDGGHLAARVVPRILAGRSVSVLGDPDAPHSWTYLPDVAGALVETAADERAWGRAWHVPTAPARSVRQMVDGLAAEAKTGPITVRRLPPAVLGLAGLFSPLLRELREVRYQFDRPFVLDASAYEAAFTLRATPVEEQFRATVEWWRARV
- a CDS encoding glycoside hydrolase family 3 N-terminal domain-containing protein, with the protein product MLSLRRTAPLVAVLAVLAAALVPVAAGSAAAPAGRRPSGPVGRTAAMPSTDSRLLAGRRIVYSYPGPTPPPAVLQAIREGRAAGVILFGENATSPDQLADAVGRLRQAAAESPVPEPLLLMTDQEGGKVRRLPGAPELSARATAASPDPVAEASRSGAGAGRNLADAGLNVNLAPVVDVYDTPGNFIDHHERSYGQDPFVVGELGSAFLAAQQGLGVAATAKHFPGLGSAARDENTDERPVTLPVPLADLRARGEEPYRAAIAAGVRLVMASWAVYPALDPERPAGLSPTVVQGELRSRLGFRGVTVTDALEAGALAPYGDTGTRAVAAADAGMDLLLCSARDPQQAEDAAAAVAAALDSGRLDRAAFDAALARITALRASLG